One Paraburkholderia agricolaris genomic region harbors:
- a CDS encoding energy transducer TonB produces the protein MERPGRPREFGRKQQNPVRRFGGIAVVLLLHIVLIYALINGLATKVVQVIQHPIETKIIEPVKPPPPPPLPTVQLPPPKFAPPPPPFVPPPEVQVQTPPQPTITHQAAPVVSAPAVAPPAPPAPAPAKPVSAEVGVACPNSDQVRSSIHYPKEAQENNVTGDVLIEFVVDAQGHITNERVAKSSDDSSLDRAAFNAVKQFTCVSQGQAVRVQVPFSFNLN, from the coding sequence ATGGAGAGGCCAGGACGCCCGCGTGAGTTTGGGCGTAAGCAACAAAACCCAGTGCGCCGCTTCGGCGGTATCGCAGTTGTTCTGCTCCTGCATATCGTGTTGATCTACGCGCTTATCAATGGCCTTGCCACCAAGGTCGTGCAGGTCATTCAGCATCCAATCGAAACGAAGATCATCGAGCCGGTGAAGCCGCCGCCTCCGCCGCCTTTGCCCACCGTGCAATTGCCGCCGCCGAAGTTCGCACCGCCGCCACCGCCGTTCGTGCCGCCGCCGGAAGTGCAGGTGCAAACGCCGCCCCAGCCGACTATCACGCACCAGGCCGCACCGGTCGTGTCGGCACCCGCCGTGGCGCCTCCCGCACCGCCCGCGCCAGCGCCGGCCAAGCCCGTGAGTGCCGAAGTAGGCGTGGCATGCCCGAATTCGGATCAGGTCCGTTCGTCGATTCACTACCCGAAGGAAGCGCAGGAGAACAACGTGACGGGCGATGTGCTGATCGAATTCGTGGTTGATGCGCAGGGCCATATTACGAACGAACGGGTTGCCAAGTCGTCGGACGATTCCTCACTCGATCGCGCTGCGTTCAACGCGGTCAAGCAGTTCACGTGCGTTTCCCAAGGCCAGGCCGTCCGTGTACAGGTTCCGTTCTCGTTTAACCTGAACTGA
- a CDS encoding tetratricopeptide repeat protein, translating to MLTIHQRFKRAVIAAAIGGLSALVVLPVTSHAADSLRPDVAKPLNAAQDLYRAHKYKDALTKIDQADAVPGKTPYESYMIQEMRGAAAAAAGESGVAAQAYETLLSSGRLTGADEQRTTAALAGIYFQEKNYAQAAKVAQRYLKAGGGDPDMRTLLVQSYYLANDCSDVVSSLKPAVDAQVRAGHAPDESQLQLLGTCAQRVKDDATYRSTLEKLVAYHPKQSYWDDLFTAIRSKPGYSSALDIDTYRLRRATGSLSTADDYMEMTQLAIVAGTTAEGKQVIDQGFASGVLGHDAQADREKRLQALAAKRAQAPADPANPVAPIDVGFNQVFAGQPKQGLTAMDAAIAKGGIDHPDQAQLHLGEAYYMAGDKARAVQTFRAVKGTDGSADLARLWVLVASK from the coding sequence ATGCTAACGATCCATCAACGGTTCAAGCGCGCCGTCATCGCGGCCGCTATCGGAGGGCTGTCCGCGCTCGTCGTGCTGCCGGTCACGTCTCATGCAGCGGACAGCTTGCGGCCGGATGTGGCCAAGCCGCTGAACGCCGCGCAGGATCTGTATCGCGCGCACAAGTACAAGGATGCGTTGACGAAGATCGATCAGGCCGACGCCGTGCCGGGCAAGACGCCCTACGAAAGCTACATGATCCAGGAGATGCGAGGCGCCGCGGCAGCGGCGGCCGGCGAATCGGGTGTGGCGGCGCAGGCCTATGAAACCTTGTTGAGTTCAGGACGCCTGACCGGTGCCGATGAGCAACGCACAACCGCAGCGCTCGCGGGCATCTACTTTCAGGAGAAAAACTACGCACAAGCCGCGAAGGTCGCGCAACGCTATCTGAAAGCAGGCGGCGGCGATCCCGACATGCGCACTTTGCTTGTTCAGTCTTACTACCTGGCAAACGATTGCAGCGATGTGGTGAGTTCGCTTAAACCGGCAGTCGATGCCCAGGTACGCGCCGGCCATGCACCCGACGAATCGCAATTGCAATTGCTCGGCACCTGCGCGCAGCGCGTGAAAGATGACGCGACGTACCGCAGCACGCTCGAGAAACTGGTTGCCTATCATCCGAAGCAGTCGTACTGGGACGATCTGTTCACCGCGATTCGCAGCAAGCCCGGCTATTCGTCGGCGCTCGATATCGACACCTATCGCCTGCGCCGTGCAACCGGTTCGCTCAGCACCGCCGACGATTACATGGAGATGACGCAACTCGCGATCGTGGCCGGCACCACGGCTGAAGGCAAACAGGTCATCGATCAGGGCTTTGCGTCAGGCGTTCTCGGTCACGACGCACAAGCGGATCGCGAGAAGCGGTTGCAGGCGCTCGCCGCGAAACGGGCGCAAGCACCGGCCGATCCCGCGAACCCCGTCGCGCCGATCGACGTGGGTTTCAATCAGGTTTTCGCAGGGCAGCCCAAGCAGGGTCTGACGGCGATGGACGCTGCGATCGCGAAGGGCGGTATCGATCACCCGGACCAGGCGCAACTGCATCTCGGCGAGGCGTACTACATGGCGGGCGACAAAGCTCGCGCGGTGCAAACCTTCCGCGCTGTAAAGGGTACCGACGGTTCGGCCGACCTTGCCCGCCTGTGGGTGCTGGTGGCGTCGAAATAA
- a CDS encoding ExbD/TolR family protein, with the protein MGMNVSSGGGSEPDVMVDINTTPLIDVMLVLLIMLIITIPIQTHAIKMNLPIGNPPPPITQPEVVQIDIDFDGTTTWNGQPVPDRAALESRLAQVAAEPVQAEIHLRPNKLVPYKDVAAVMASAQRLGATKIGLIGNEQYMQ; encoded by the coding sequence ATGGGAATGAACGTATCGTCGGGCGGTGGCAGCGAACCGGATGTGATGGTCGATATCAACACCACGCCGTTGATCGACGTGATGCTGGTGTTGCTGATCATGCTGATCATCACGATTCCGATTCAGACGCATGCCATCAAGATGAACTTGCCGATTGGCAATCCGCCGCCGCCGATCACGCAGCCGGAAGTGGTGCAGATCGATATCGATTTCGACGGCACCACCACCTGGAATGGCCAGCCGGTGCCGGACCGCGCGGCGCTCGAGTCCAGGCTCGCGCAGGTGGCGGCCGAACCGGTTCAGGCGGAAATCCATCTGCGGCCTAACAAGCTGGTGCCGTACAAGGATGTCGCGGCGGTGATGGCGTCGGCGCAGCGGCTAGGCGCAACGAAAATCGGCCTGATCGGCAACGAGCAGTACATGCAATAA
- a CDS encoding TonB-dependent receptor gives MKQRALALAIRRIIWAELALSAAIAVPAFAQSQPATTGTAAGATTAESPPAAAAAPASGVAATPSAGNTPATPAGKGVQQMKKFEVTGSLIRQSDKTGFQSMQVVSQKDIQASGAATVSDFLRSTAANSASSWGDNYTYSTAPGGSGIALRGLSEKYTLVLIDGQRVAPYALNTNFTDSFVDLNSLPLNMIDRIEIVKTGAVSQYGSDAIAGVVNIITKHDYQGLQLDGSLGGAQHGGAGTDKFNILGGFGNLASDGYNITAAASYAHTSGIDLSQRDTTSSQVFPYGNNQPTSYWLTGNGPVAVGNCAGGKTISTATSTTAAFQPGTACGYNTSSLDSLAPESEHANVKIHGDFKINDDVQAYADIWDSYATSSIVTGAAYFSGLSSPLSYSPATGLVTNNNTVAASNPYNPFGVATPLNYTFPNTPVGVQSTSNFWAFSTGLKGQFDTSKWGSWNWATSYGHSQSVVAVTDTNVMNAQAYQSVLAGGYDFANPAATPNGLNGLFSNADYLAISKLDVVDATISTPNLFHLPTGDVGVGFGAQFQHQSESISNPTGVGTGQTLIAGIPLQSADASRNVAAVYYQIDIPIIKNLTFSQAGRYDHYNQFGGAFSPRFALRYQPMQAFTAYASYNRGFRAPTLVESAPGASLGNQAAIDTDPASAQYGQNVNVAELMHGNPNLQPERTKNYNIGFELSPARNTDLGFDWYKIDVSNVIGIAPLQPTVNANNPANVVRDPNSGVIDYVNSQLVNFSYLHTDGFEANFHQALPTKLGTFALSTDWGYIWHFQTPGLANGSTDAAGNNSSLSLSFGGSFPRWKGNTTVSWQSPNRKWNTALTWNYTGPYGNTTMESEFGTAGIPTEIGSFSVFNLTASYTGFKNWTLYGGINNIFNRAPPYDPNFVQYPYYQTGYDTSLYNFIGRYAQIGATYKF, from the coding sequence ATGAAACAGAGGGCATTGGCGCTGGCCATCAGAAGAATAATCTGGGCTGAACTGGCATTGTCGGCCGCAATCGCCGTACCGGCGTTTGCACAAAGCCAGCCGGCCACGACAGGAACCGCGGCGGGTGCGACGACTGCGGAAAGCCCGCCGGCAGCGGCGGCAGCTCCGGCATCGGGCGTTGCTGCGACACCGTCCGCGGGCAACACCCCCGCGACGCCGGCTGGCAAAGGCGTCCAGCAGATGAAGAAGTTCGAAGTGACCGGTTCGCTGATCCGTCAATCCGACAAGACCGGCTTCCAGTCGATGCAGGTCGTTTCGCAGAAGGATATCCAGGCGAGTGGCGCGGCCACGGTGTCGGATTTCCTGCGATCGACAGCAGCCAACTCGGCAAGCAGTTGGGGCGACAACTACACGTACAGCACTGCACCAGGCGGCTCGGGTATCGCACTGCGCGGTCTGAGCGAAAAGTACACGCTGGTGCTGATAGACGGTCAGCGCGTGGCGCCTTATGCGCTCAATACGAACTTTACCGATTCGTTCGTCGACCTGAATTCGCTGCCGCTCAACATGATCGACCGCATCGAGATCGTGAAGACCGGCGCGGTTTCGCAGTATGGTTCGGACGCAATCGCGGGCGTGGTGAACATCATCACCAAGCATGATTACCAGGGTCTGCAACTGGACGGCAGCCTGGGCGGCGCGCAGCACGGCGGCGCGGGCACCGACAAGTTCAACATTCTGGGCGGCTTCGGCAACCTGGCCTCCGACGGCTACAACATCACGGCAGCCGCCAGCTACGCCCACACGAGCGGTATCGACCTGTCACAGCGCGATACGACCTCCAGCCAGGTGTTCCCGTACGGGAACAACCAGCCCACGTCCTACTGGCTAACGGGCAACGGGCCGGTTGCCGTGGGCAATTGCGCCGGCGGCAAAACGATCTCGACCGCGACCTCGACCACGGCAGCTTTCCAGCCCGGCACCGCTTGCGGGTACAACACCAGTAGTCTCGATTCGCTGGCGCCCGAGAGCGAGCACGCCAACGTGAAGATTCACGGCGATTTCAAGATCAACGACGACGTTCAGGCTTACGCCGACATCTGGGACAGCTACGCCACGAGCTCGATCGTGACTGGCGCGGCATACTTCAGCGGCCTGAGTTCACCGCTGTCGTATTCGCCCGCGACGGGGCTGGTGACCAACAACAACACGGTTGCCGCGAGCAATCCGTACAATCCGTTCGGCGTCGCAACGCCGCTTAACTATACTTTTCCGAACACACCCGTGGGTGTGCAGTCGACCTCGAATTTCTGGGCATTTTCGACCGGCCTGAAAGGGCAGTTCGACACGTCGAAGTGGGGTAGCTGGAACTGGGCGACCAGCTATGGCCATTCGCAGAGCGTTGTTGCAGTGACCGATACGAATGTGATGAACGCCCAGGCGTATCAGAGCGTTCTGGCCGGCGGCTATGATTTTGCCAATCCCGCTGCAACGCCTAACGGTCTCAATGGTCTGTTCAGCAACGCGGATTACCTGGCTATATCGAAGCTCGACGTAGTCGACGCGACCATTTCGACGCCGAATCTGTTCCACTTGCCGACAGGCGACGTGGGGGTCGGTTTCGGTGCGCAGTTCCAGCATCAAAGCGAATCCATCTCGAATCCGACTGGCGTGGGCACGGGCCAGACGCTGATTGCCGGCATTCCTCTGCAGTCGGCAGACGCGAGCCGTAACGTGGCGGCAGTCTACTACCAGATCGATATTCCTATCATCAAGAACCTGACTTTTAGCCAGGCTGGCCGATACGACCATTACAACCAGTTCGGTGGTGCGTTCTCGCCGCGCTTTGCTCTGCGCTATCAACCGATGCAGGCATTCACCGCATATGCATCGTACAACCGCGGGTTCCGCGCACCGACGCTGGTTGAATCCGCGCCTGGCGCGTCTCTGGGGAATCAGGCGGCGATCGATACCGATCCGGCTAGCGCGCAGTACGGCCAGAACGTCAACGTCGCCGAACTGATGCACGGTAATCCGAATCTGCAACCGGAGCGCACCAAGAACTACAACATCGGCTTTGAACTGTCGCCCGCGCGTAATACCGACCTGGGTTTCGACTGGTACAAGATCGACGTGTCAAACGTGATCGGTATTGCACCGCTTCAGCCGACGGTGAATGCGAACAATCCGGCAAACGTGGTCCGTGATCCGAATTCCGGTGTGATCGACTACGTCAACTCGCAACTGGTCAATTTCTCGTATCTGCATACCGACGGTTTCGAGGCGAACTTCCATCAGGCATTGCCGACCAAACTCGGTACCTTCGCGCTCTCGACCGACTGGGGCTACATCTGGCACTTCCAGACCCCGGGTCTTGCTAACGGCTCAACCGATGCGGCGGGTAACAACAGTTCCCTGTCCCTGTCGTTCGGCGGTTCGTTCCCGCGTTGGAAGGGCAACACGACAGTCAGCTGGCAGTCGCCTAATCGCAAGTGGAATACCGCGCTGACGTGGAATTACACGGGACCGTACGGCAATACCACGATGGAATCGGAGTTCGGCACGGCCGGCATCCCGACGGAAATCGGTTCGTTCAGCGTGTTCAACCTGACGGCAAGCTACACGGGCTTCAAGAACTGGACCTTGTATGGTGGCATCAACAACATCTTCAACCGTGCGCCGCCGTATGACCCGAACTTCGTGCAGTACCCGTATTACCAGACGGGCTACGACACGTCGCTCTACAACTTTATCGGTCGTTATGCGCAGATCGGTGCAACCTACAAGTTCTGA
- a CDS encoding ExbD/TolR family protein, with the protein MAMSVGQDDNDEVISSINTTPLVDVMLVLLIIFLITIPVVTHTVPVQLPKETIQPLQTTPKSIVIAVNRDGDFFWNEKQVDAPTLLARLKTVSVMTPQPEVHVRGDQSTRYEFIGRVITECERAGIAKVSFITEPPARGG; encoded by the coding sequence ATGGCTATGAGCGTTGGGCAGGATGATAACGACGAGGTCATCTCCAGTATCAACACCACGCCGCTCGTCGATGTGATGCTGGTTCTGCTGATCATCTTCCTGATCACAATTCCGGTGGTGACGCATACGGTGCCGGTGCAATTGCCGAAGGAGACGATCCAGCCGCTGCAGACCACGCCCAAAAGTATCGTCATTGCGGTCAATCGCGACGGCGATTTCTTCTGGAACGAGAAACAGGTCGATGCGCCGACGCTGCTGGCACGACTGAAAACCGTGTCGGTCATGACGCCGCAGCCGGAAGTGCATGTTCGCGGTGACCAGAGCACGCGCTATGAATTCATCGGCCGGGTCATTACCGAGTGCGAGCGCGCCGGTATCGCGAAGGTTTCGTTTATTACTGAGCCGCCAGCGCGCGGCGGTTAG
- a CDS encoding MotA/TolQ/ExbB proton channel family protein, producing the protein MKKRTLAALAATLLFAVTTVDTFVAPHMAHAQASDATASAAAPATAAPLTAAPAAADQAVPPPQPATSETVNNPYGLGALWKNGDFVARFVLILLVLMSMGSWYIMITKFFEQFRANRRAKSADEQLWTAPSLVEGAKLLDESSPFRFIAETAIEAGEHHDEALLEAVDRNTWIDTSVERAITNVSNRLQDGLAFLGTVGSTAPFVGLFGTVWGIYHALTAIGIAGQASIDKVAGPVGEALIMTAIGLAVAVPAVLGYNFLVRRNKSVMERVRAFGAQLHTVLLAGSRRSARASARQASLVQ; encoded by the coding sequence ATGAAGAAGCGTACTCTCGCCGCATTGGCGGCAACCCTGTTGTTCGCCGTAACCACGGTGGATACCTTTGTGGCGCCGCACATGGCGCATGCGCAGGCTAGCGACGCCACCGCGTCGGCTGCGGCGCCCGCCACCGCCGCACCGCTAACGGCTGCCCCGGCCGCCGCCGACCAGGCCGTGCCGCCGCCTCAGCCGGCCACGTCTGAAACCGTCAATAACCCGTACGGTCTCGGCGCGCTCTGGAAGAACGGCGACTTCGTCGCCCGCTTCGTGCTGATTCTGCTCGTGCTGATGTCGATGGGCAGCTGGTACATCATGATCACCAAGTTCTTCGAGCAGTTCCGCGCGAACCGTCGCGCGAAGAGCGCAGACGAACAGTTATGGACTGCCCCGTCGCTGGTCGAAGGCGCCAAGCTGCTCGACGAGTCGTCGCCGTTCCGCTTCATCGCCGAAACCGCGATCGAAGCCGGCGAACACCACGACGAAGCGCTGCTCGAAGCCGTCGACCGCAACACGTGGATCGATACCTCGGTTGAGCGCGCGATCACCAATGTGTCGAATCGCTTGCAGGACGGTCTGGCTTTCCTCGGGACGGTCGGCTCGACAGCACCGTTCGTCGGTCTGTTCGGCACGGTGTGGGGGATTTATCACGCGCTGACGGCCATCGGTATCGCCGGCCAGGCGTCGATCGACAAGGTTGCGGGTCCGGTGGGTGAAGCGCTGATCATGACCGCCATCGGCCTCGCCGTGGCTGTGCCGGCGGTGCTCGGCTACAACTTCCTGGTTCGCCGCAACAAGTCGGTGATGGAGCGTGTGCGAGCCTTCGGCGCACAACTGCATACCGTTCTGCTCGCCGGCAGCCGACGCTCGGCGCGCGCTTCGGCTCGCCAGGCATCGCTGGTCCAATAA
- a CDS encoding helix-turn-helix domain-containing protein, translating to MVLPLDNKAQVAVSIGSKIRALRQRLKRTLDEVANTAGISKPFLSQVERGHATPSITSLVGIARALGVTVQYFVDTPNEDRSVRRGSELKYFGFDGTANLFGRLTNLSVGSKLEVILVRMPVGQNPSEVTTHAGEEFLYVMSGQISLTLEGTTFVLQAGDTAHYESTVPHSWCNTTREEAVVVWVGTPRLF from the coding sequence ATGGTTTTGCCACTCGATAACAAGGCACAGGTCGCAGTTTCGATAGGAAGCAAAATTCGCGCGCTTCGCCAACGACTCAAGCGCACGCTGGATGAAGTGGCAAACACGGCGGGAATTTCGAAGCCCTTTTTGTCGCAGGTAGAACGAGGTCACGCAACACCTTCGATTACGTCGCTAGTGGGCATCGCCCGGGCTTTAGGTGTGACGGTGCAGTACTTCGTCGATACGCCAAATGAAGACAGGTCGGTGCGCAGGGGGAGCGAGCTGAAGTACTTCGGGTTCGACGGAACCGCGAATCTTTTTGGACGGCTGACGAACCTGTCGGTCGGCAGCAAGCTGGAAGTGATTCTCGTCAGGATGCCGGTGGGGCAGAACCCATCGGAGGTCACGACGCATGCGGGGGAAGAATTCCTGTACGTGATGAGCGGCCAGATCTCGCTCACATTAGAAGGTACAACGTTCGTATTGCAGGCCGGTGACACCGCGCATTACGAGTCCACCGTGCCTCACTCCTGGTGCAATACCACCCGCGAGGAAGCGGTAGTTGTGTGGGTGGGCACGCCACGATTGTTTTAG